The proteins below come from a single Aegilops tauschii subsp. strangulata cultivar AL8/78 chromosome 6, Aet v6.0, whole genome shotgun sequence genomic window:
- the LOC109774848 gene encoding uncharacterized protein, whose product MRREEGETSSSIPRHPRSPVVGPLEDDDLLLEILLRLPPQPSSLPRASAVCRRWHLLISEPGFSRRFRRYHRGNLPIIGFYDRNPPYLSFVPALEGPDRIPPGRLSWQCQREEGPDLSTFGCRDGLVLVHVKHLEPLKRHVLVWDPITGEQHNPGIPPGFDTGKRFNGAVFRSAGDADHFQVVLVGNGDNQLPVASVYSSETDEFPTLAAWSGLGWNSRV is encoded by the coding sequence ATGAGGCGTGAGGAGGGTGAGACGAGTAGTAGCATCCCCCGGCATCCCCGCTCGCCGGTGGTGGGGCCCCTTGAAGATGATGACCTTCTCTTGGAGATCCTCCTTCGTCTGCCCCCGCAGCCGTCGTCTCTCCCTCGTGCCTCCGCCGTTTGCAGGCGCTGGCACCTTCTCATCTCCGAGCCAGGCTTCTCCCGCCGCTTCCGGCGCTACCACCGCGGCAACCTTCCCATAATTGGTTTCTACGACCGAAATCCTCCATACCTCTCCTTCGTACCTGCTCTGGAGGGCCCTGATCGTATTCCACCCGGGCGATTGTCCTGGCAGTGTCAGCGTGAAGAAGGACCGGACTTGTCCACCTTCGGATGTCGCGATGGCCTCGTACTAGTCCATGTCAAGCACCTTGAACCGCTAAAGCGCCATGTTCTGGTGTGGGACCCTATCACTGGTGAGCAGCACAACCCTGGGATTCCCCCGGGGTTCGACACAGGGAAACGCTTCAATGGAGCGGTGTTTCGGTCTGCTGGAGATGCTGACCACTTCCAGGTGGTCTTGGTAGGCAACGGCGACAATCAACTACCGGTTGCTAGTGTTTACTCGTCGGAGACCGAC